A genome region from Urocitellus parryii isolate mUroPar1 chromosome X, mUroPar1.hap1, whole genome shotgun sequence includes the following:
- the LOC113178449 gene encoding 40-kDa huntingtin-associated protein, giving the protein MAASTSGLGGGVVPGPEAGDFLARYRLVSNKLKKRFLRKPNVAEAGEQFGQLGRELRAQECLPYAAWCQLAVARCQQALFHGPGEALALTEAARLFLRQECDARQRLVCPAAYGEPLQAAASALGAAVRLHLELGQPAAAAALCLELAAALRDLGQPAAAAGHFQRAAQLQLPLLPLAALQALGDAASCQLLARDYNGALAVFTRMQLLAQEHGSHPVQQLQPPPPQTLLAPAQSQPQPPGPQPGPGATPLVPAAPLPPNPGSALPSPVALGAFSEVLVRCEVSRVLLLLLLQPPPAKLLPEHAQTLEKYSWEAFDSHGQESSGQLPEELFLLLQSLVMATHEKDIEAVKSLQVEMWPLLTAEQNHLLHLVLQETIFPSGQGV; this is encoded by the coding sequence ATGGCGGCTTCCACGTCCGGCCTCGGCGGTGGCGTCGTCCCTGGTCCCGAAGCCGGGGACTTCCTGGCCCGGTACCGGCTGGTGTCCAACAAGCTGAAGAAGCGGTTCCTGCGGAAGCCGAACGTTGCGGAAGCCGGCGAGCAGTTCGGTCAGTTGGGCCGCGAACTGCGCGCCCAGGAGTGCTTGCCTTACGCAGCCTGGTGCCAGCTGGCAGTGGCGCGGTGCCAGCAGGCGCTCTTCCATGGGCCTGGGGAGGCGCTGGCCCTCACGGAGGCCGCACGCCTCTTTCTGCGGCAGGAGTGCGACGCTCGTCAGCGCCTGGTCTGCCCCGCCGCCTATGGCGAGCCGCTGCAAGCGGCTGCCAGCGCCTTGGGCGCCGCTGTGCGCCTGCACCTGGAGCTGGGGCagccggccgccgccgccgccctgTGTCTGGAGCTGGCCGCCGCCTTGCGCGACTTGGGCCAGccggccgccgccgccggccACTTCCAGCGCGCCGCCCAGCTGCAGCTGCCCCTTCTGCCCTTGGCCGCTCTGCAGGCGCTGGGCGACGCCGCCTCCTGCCAGCTTCTGGCGCGCGACTACAATGGCGCCCTGGCGGTGTTCACGCGCATGCAGCTCCTAGCGCAGGAGCATGGCAGCCATCCCGTGCAGCAGCTCCAGCCTCCACCACCGCAGACCCTGCTGGCCCCGGCGCAGTCTCAGCCCCAGCCGCCGGGGCCCCAACCCGGACCTGGCGCGACCCCCTTGGTGCCCGCCGCACCGCTCCCCCCAAACCCTGGCTCTGCCTTGCCCTCTCCTGTCGCCCTGGGCGCCTTCTCGGAGGTGCTGGTGCGCTGCGAGGTGTCCcgtgtgctgctgctgctgctcctacAGCCACCTCCGGCCAAGCTTCTGCCCGAGCACGCCCAGACTCTGGAGAAGTACTCCTGGGAAGCTTTTGACAGCCACGGGCAGGAGAGCAGCGGCCAGCTTCCTGAGGAGCTCTTTCTGCTGCTGCAGTCCTTGGTCATGGCTACCCACGAAAAGGACATAGAAGCCGTCAAGTCACTGCAGGTGGAGATGTGGCCTCTGTTGACTGCTGAGCAGAACCACCTCCTTCACCTCGTTCTGCAAGAAACCATCTTCCCCTCAGGACAGGGGGTCTGA